The Lynx canadensis isolate LIC74 chromosome D1, mLynCan4.pri.v2, whole genome shotgun sequence genome has a segment encoding these proteins:
- the LOC115525221 gene encoding AH receptor-interacting protein isoform X1, whose translation MADLIARLREDGIQKRVIQEGRGELPDFQDGTKATFHYRTLHSDKEGTVLDDSRVRGKPMELIIGKKFKLPVWETIVCTMREGEIAQFCCDVKHVVLYPLVAKSLRNIAAGKDPLEGQRHCCGIAQMHEHGSLGHADLDALQQNPQPLIFDIEMLKVESPGTYQQDPWAMTDEEKAKAVPVIHQEGNRLYREGHVREAAAKYYDAIACLKNLQMKEQPGSPDWIQLDQRITPLLLNYCQCKLVAQEYYEVLDHCSSILNKYDDNVKAYFKRGKAHAAVWNAQEAQADFAKVLELDPALAPIVSRELRALEARIRQKDEEDKARFRGIFSH comes from the exons ATGGCGGATCTCATCGCAAGACTCCGGGAGGACGGGATCCAGAAGCGTGTGATACAGGAAGGCCGAGGAGAACTCCCTGACTTTCAGGATGGAACCAAG GCCACATTCCACTACCGGACTCTGCACAGCGACAAGGAGGGCACTGTGCTGGATGACAGCCGGGTGCGTGGCAAGCCCATGGAGCTCATCATTGGCAAGAAGTTCAAGCTGCCTGTGTGGGAGACCATCGTGTGCACCATGCGTGAAGGGGAGATCGCCCAGTTCTGCTGCGATGTCAAG CACGTGGTCCTGTATCCGCTGGTGGCCAAGAGTCTACGCAACATCGCGGCTGGCAAGGACCCCCTGGAGGGCCAGCGGCACTGCTGCGGGATCGCCCAGATGCACGAACACGGCTCCCTGGGCCATGCCGATCTGGACGCCCTGCAGCAGAACCCCCAGCCTCTCATCTTCGACATTGAGATGCTTAAG GTGGAGAGCCCTGGCACGTACCAGCAGGACCCCTGGGCCATGACGGATGAGGAGAAGGCGAAGGCGGTGCCGGTCATCCACCAGGAGGGCAACCGGCTGTACCGTGAGGGCCACGTGAGGGAGGCCGCCGCCAAGTACTACGACGCCATCGCCTGTCTCAAGAACCTGCAGATGAAG gagcagCCTGGGTCCCCTGACTGGATCCAGCTGGATCAGCGGATCACGCCGCTGTTGCTCAACTACTGTCAGTGCAAGCTGGTGGCCCAGGAGTACTACGAGGTGCTGGACCACTGCTCCTCCATCCTCAACAAGTATGACG ACAACGTCAAGGCCTACTTCAAGCGGGGCAAGGCGCACGCGGCCGTGTGGAATGCCCAGGAGGCCCAGGCTGACTTTGCCAAGGTGCTGGAGCTGGACCCCGCCCTGGCGCCCATCGTGAGCCGTGAGCTTCGGGCCCTGGAGGCACGCATCCGGCAGAAGGACGAAGAGGACAAGGCTCGCTTCCGGGGCATCTTCTCCCACTGA
- the LOC115525221 gene encoding AH receptor-interacting protein isoform X2 has translation MADLIARLREDGIQKRVIQEGRGELPDFQDGTKATFHYRTLHSDKEGTVLDDSRVRGKPMELIIGKKFKLPVWETIVCTMREGEIAQFCCDVKHVVLYPLVAKSLRNIAAGKDPLEGQRHCCGIAQMHEHGSLGHADLDALQQNPQPLIFDIEMLKVESPGTYQQDPWAMTDEEKAKAVPVIHQEGNRLYREGHVREAAAKYYDAIACLKNLQMKEQPGSPDWIQLDQRITPLLLNYCQCKLVAQEYYEVLDHCSSILNKQRQGLLQAGQGARGRVECPGGPG, from the exons ATGGCGGATCTCATCGCAAGACTCCGGGAGGACGGGATCCAGAAGCGTGTGATACAGGAAGGCCGAGGAGAACTCCCTGACTTTCAGGATGGAACCAAG GCCACATTCCACTACCGGACTCTGCACAGCGACAAGGAGGGCACTGTGCTGGATGACAGCCGGGTGCGTGGCAAGCCCATGGAGCTCATCATTGGCAAGAAGTTCAAGCTGCCTGTGTGGGAGACCATCGTGTGCACCATGCGTGAAGGGGAGATCGCCCAGTTCTGCTGCGATGTCAAG CACGTGGTCCTGTATCCGCTGGTGGCCAAGAGTCTACGCAACATCGCGGCTGGCAAGGACCCCCTGGAGGGCCAGCGGCACTGCTGCGGGATCGCCCAGATGCACGAACACGGCTCCCTGGGCCATGCCGATCTGGACGCCCTGCAGCAGAACCCCCAGCCTCTCATCTTCGACATTGAGATGCTTAAG GTGGAGAGCCCTGGCACGTACCAGCAGGACCCCTGGGCCATGACGGATGAGGAGAAGGCGAAGGCGGTGCCGGTCATCCACCAGGAGGGCAACCGGCTGTACCGTGAGGGCCACGTGAGGGAGGCCGCCGCCAAGTACTACGACGCCATCGCCTGTCTCAAGAACCTGCAGATGAAG gagcagCCTGGGTCCCCTGACTGGATCCAGCTGGATCAGCGGATCACGCCGCTGTTGCTCAACTACTGTCAGTGCAAGCTGGTGGCCCAGGAGTACTACGAGGTGCTGGACCACTGCTCCTCCATCCTCAACAA ACAACGTCAAGGCCTACTTCAAGCGGGGCAAGGCGCACGCGGCCGTGTGGAATGCCCAGGAGGCCCAGGCTGA
- the PITPNM1 gene encoding membrane-associated phosphatidylinositol transfer protein 1 isoform X1, whose product MLIKEYHILLPMSLDEYQVAQLYMIQKKSREESSGEGSGVEILANRPYTDGPGGSGQYTHKVYHVGSHIPGWFRALLPKAALQVEEESWNAYPYTRTRYTCPFVEKFSIEIETYYLPDGGQQPNVFNLSGAERRQRILDTIDIVRDAVAPGEYKAEEDPRLYRSAKTGRGPLADDWARTAAQTGPLMCAYKLCKVEFRYWGMQAKIEQFIHDVGLRRVMLRAHRQAWCWQDEWTELSMADIRALEEETARMLAQRMAKCNTGGEGPEAQAPGKPSAEARAAASRAGTPDRPEAPSGPDASPDASFGKQWSSSSRSSYSSQHGGGVSPQSLSEWRMQNIARDSENSSEEEFFDAHEGFSDSDEVFPKEMTKWNSSDFIDAFASPVEAEGPPDSGTEATKDIGDGARAPRDSEGPDGAGELGAEACAVHALFLILHSGNILDSGPGDANSKQADVQTLSLAFEAVTRVHFPEALGHVALRLVPCPPICAAAYALVSNLSPYSHDGDSLSRSQDHIPLAALPLLATSSSRYQGAVATVIARTNQAYAAFLRSSEGAGFCGQVVLIGDGVGGILGFDALCHSASAGTGSRGSSRRGSMNNELLSPEVGPVRDPLADGVDGLGRASPEPSALPAQRTPSDMASPEPEGAQNSLQAAPSATSSGEPRRASTASCPPAATSEAPDGPTSAARLDFKVSGFFLFGSPLGLVLALRKTVMPALEVAQMRPACEQIYNLFHAADPCASRLEPLLAPKFQAIAPLAVPRYQKFPLGDGSSLLLADTLQTHSGLFLEELEMLVPSTPTSASGAFWKGSELGTDPPAQPAAPSTTSEVVKILERWWGTKRIDYSLYCPEALTAFPTVTLPHLFHASYWESADVVAFILRQVIEKEQPQLTECEEPSVYSPAFPREKWQRKRTQVKIRNVTSNHRASDTVVCEGRPQVLNGRFMYGPLDVVTLTGEKVDVYIMTQPLSGKWIHFGTEVTNSSGRFTFSVPLERALGIGVYPVRMVVRGDHTYAECCLTVVARGTEAVVFSIDGSFTASVSIMGSDPKVRAGAVDVVRHWQDAGYLIVYVTGRPDMQKHRVVAWLSQHNFPHGVVSFCDGLTHDPLRQKAMFLQSLVQEVELNIVAGYGSPKDVAVYAALGLPPSQTYIVGRAVRKLQAQCQFLSDGYVAHLGQLEAGSHPHAPTGPSRAALAKSSYAGAAPVDFLRKQSQLLRSRGPSQVERESPGTPPTTLARGKPRSISLKLDSEE is encoded by the exons ATGCTCATCAAGGAGTACCACATTCTGCTTCCCATGAGCCTGGATGAGTACCAGGTGGCCCAGCTCTACATGATCCAG AAAAAGAGTCGGGAGGAGTCGAGCGGTGAGGGCAGTGGTGTGGAGATCCTGGCCAACCGGCCCTACACGGACGGGCCCGGCGGCAGTGGGCAATACACTCACAAGGTGTACCACGTGGGCTCCCACATCCCAGGCTGGTTCCGGGCGCTGCTGCCCAAGGCCGCCCTGCAGGTGGAAGAGGAATCCTGGAATGCGTATCCCTACACCCGAACTCG gTACACCTGCCCCTTTGTGGAGAAATTCTCCATTGAAATAGAGACTTACTACCTGCCTGACGGGGGGCAGCAGCCAAATGTCTTCAACCTGAgtggagcagagaggagacagcGCATCCTGG ATACCATCGACATCGTGCGGGACGCCGTGGCCCCAGGAGAATACAAAGCAGAAGAGGACCCCCGGCTGTACCGCTCGGCCAAGACTGGCCGGGGACCGTTGGCCGATGACTGGGCTCGCACAGCGGCCCAGACCGGGCCCCTCATGTGTGCCTATAAGCTGTGCAAGGTCGAGTTCCGCTACTGGGGCATGCAGGCCAAGATCGAGCAGTTCATCCACGATGTCG GTCTGCGTCGAGTGATGCTACGGGCCCACCGCCAGGCCTGGTGCTGGCAGGATGAATGGACAGAGCTGAGCATGGCTGACATCCGGGCGTTGGAGGAAGAGACTGCCCGCATGCTGGCACAGCGCATGGCCAAGTGCAACACGGGCGGTGAGGGGCCCGAAGCCCAGGCCCCTGGGAAGCCTAGTGCTGAGGCCCGGGCTGCGGCCAGCCGTGCCGGCACCCCCGACCGGCCCGAGGCACCCTCCGGCCCCGATGCCTCGCCCGATGCCAGTTTTGGCAAGCAGTGGTCCTCATCTTCCCGCTCGTCCTACTCATCCCAGCATGGAG GGGGCGTGTCTCCCCAGAGCCTGTCCGAATGGCGCATGCAGAACATCGCCCGAGACTCTGAGAACAGCTCCGAGGAGGAGTTCTTTGATGCCCACG AAGGCTTCTCGGACAGTGACGAGGTCTTCCCCAAGGAGATGACCAAGTGGAACTCCAGTGACTTCATTGATGCCTTTGCCTCCCCCGTGGAGGCTGAGGGGCCCCCAG ACTCTGGAACCGAGGCCACCAAAGACATCGGGGATGGGGCCCGAGCGCCCAGGGACTCAGAG GGCCCAGACGGAGCCGGGGAGCTGGGCGCCGAGGCGTGCGCCGTGCACGCCCTCTTCCTCATCCTGCACAGCGGCAACATCCTGGACTCAGGCCCTGGAGACGCCAACTCCAAGCAGGCGGACGTGCAGACCCTGAGCCTGGCCTTTGAGGCCGTCACCCGAGTCCACTTCCCCGAGGCCCTGGGCCACGTGGCGCTGCGTCTGGTGCCCTGCCCGCCCATCTGCGCGGCCGCCTATGCCCTTGTCTCCAA cctgaGCCCCTACAGCCACGACGGTGACAGCCTGTCCCGCTCCCAGGACCACATTCCACTGGCTGCCCTGCCACTGCTGGCCACCTCATCCTCCCGCTACCAGGGCGCCGTGGCCACCGTCATCGCCCGCACCAACCAGGCCTATGCTGCCTTCCTGCGCTCGTCGGAGGGTGCCGGCTTCTGCGGGCAG GTGGTGCTGATTGGAGACGGCGTGGGCGGAATCCTGGGCTTTGACGCACTTTGCCACAGTGCCAGCGCGGGCACCGGGAGCCGGGGCAGCAGCCGCCGAGGGAGCATG AACAATGAGCTGCTCTCCCCGGAGGTCGGCCCAGTGCGGGACCCCCTGGCAGATGGGGTGGACGGGCTGGGACGGGCCAGCCCAGAAccctcagccctgcctgcccAGCGTACCCCCAGCGACATGGCCAGTCCTGAGCCCGAGGGTGCTCAGAACAG cctgCAGGCGGCTCCCTCCGCCACCTCCTCCGGGGAGCCCAGGCGGGCAAGCACAGCCTCCTGCCCCCCTGCTGCCACTTCTGAGGCTCCCGATGGCCCCACCAGCGCCGCCCGCCTTGACTTCAAGGTCTCCGGCTTCTTCCTCTTTGGCTCCCCGCTGGGCCTGGTGCTGGCTTTGCGCAAAACCGTGATGCCCGCCTTGGAGG TGGCCCAGATGCGGCCCGCCTGTGAGCAGATCTATAACCTCTTCCACGCGGCCGACCCCTGCGCCTCCCGCCTCGAGCCCTTGCTGGCCCCCAAGTTCCAAGCTATCGCCCCACTAGCCGTGCCCCGCTACCAGAAGTTCCCCCTGGGAGACGGCTCATCCCTGCTGCTGG CTGACACTCTGCAGACCCACTCAGGCCTCTTTCTGGAAGAGCTGGAGATGTTGGTGCCCTCCACACCCACCTCTGCCAGCGGTGCCTTCTGGAAGGGCAGTGAGTTAGGCACTGATCCACCGGCCCAGCCAGCTGCCCCCAGCACCACCAGTGAAGTGGTTAAGA TCCTGGAGCGCTGGTGGGGGACGAAGCGGATTGACTACTCGCTGTACTGCCCCGAGGCGCTCACCGCCTTCCCCACCGTCACGCTGCCCCACCTCTTCCACGCCAGCTACTGGGAGTCGGCTGATGTGGTGGCCTTCATCCTGCGCCAG GTGATCGAGAAGGAGCAGCCACAGCTGACGGAGTGCGAGGAGCCGTCCGTCTACAGCCCGGCCTTCCCCAGAGAGAAGTGGCAGCGCAAACGCACGCAAGTCAAGATCCGG AATGTCACTTCCAACCACCGGGCAAGCGACACGGTGGTGTGCGAGGGCCGCCCCCAGGTGCTGAACGGGCGCTTCATGTACGGGCCCTTGGACGTAGTCACGCTCACCGGAGAGAAG GTGGACGTCTACATCATGACGCAGCCGCTGTCAGGCAAGTGGATCCACTTCGGCACTGAGGTCACCAACAGCTCCGGCCGCTTCACCTTCTCGGTGCCCCTGGAGCGCGCGCTGGGCATCGGCGTCTACCCGGTGCGCATGGTGGTCAG GGGCGACCACACGTACGCCGAGTGCTGCCTGACCGTGGTGGCCCGCGGCACGGAGGCCGTGGTCTTCAGCATCGACGGCTCCTTCACCGCCAGCGTCTCCATCATGGGCAGCGACCCCAAGGTGCGCGCCGGCGCAGTGGACGTGGTCAG GCACTGGCAGGACGCCGGCTACCTGATCGTGTACGTAACGGGCCGGCCCGATATGCAGAAGCACCGCGTGGTGGCCTGGCTGTCGCAGCACAACTTTCCTCACGGCGTCGTCTCCTTCTGCGATGGCCTCACCCACGACCCGCTGCGCCAGAAGGCGATGTTtctgcagagcctggtgcaggag GTAGAACTGAACATCGTGGCCGGCTATGGGTCCCCCAAAGACGTGGCCGTATACGCGGCCCTGGGCCTGCCCCCGAGCCAGACCTACATCGTGGGCCGTGCGGTGCGGAAGCTGCAGGCTCAGTGCCAG TTCCTGTCAGACGGCTACGTGGCCCACCTGGGCCAACTGGAGGCAGGCTCCCACCCTCACGCCCCCACGGGGCCCTCCAGAGCCGCCCTGGCCAAGAGCAGCTATGCTGGGGCCGCCCCCGTGGACTTCCTCCGCAAGCAGAGCCAGCTGCTTCGCTCCAGGGGGCCCAGTCAGGTGGAGCGGGAGAGCCCGGGGACACCGCCCACCACCCTGGCCCGAGGCAAGCCCCGAAGCATCAGCCTCAAGTTGGACAGCGAAGAGTGA
- the PITPNM1 gene encoding membrane-associated phosphatidylinositol transfer protein 1 isoform X2 translates to MLRAHRQAWCWQDEWTELSMADIRALEEETARMLAQRMAKCNTGGEGPEAQAPGKPSAEARAAASRAGTPDRPEAPSGPDASPDASFGKQWSSSSRSSYSSQHGGGVSPQSLSEWRMQNIARDSENSSEEEFFDAHEGFSDSDEVFPKEMTKWNSSDFIDAFASPVEAEGPPDSGTEATKDIGDGARAPRDSEGPDGAGELGAEACAVHALFLILHSGNILDSGPGDANSKQADVQTLSLAFEAVTRVHFPEALGHVALRLVPCPPICAAAYALVSNLSPYSHDGDSLSRSQDHIPLAALPLLATSSSRYQGAVATVIARTNQAYAAFLRSSEGAGFCGQVVLIGDGVGGILGFDALCHSASAGTGSRGSSRRGSMNNELLSPEVGPVRDPLADGVDGLGRASPEPSALPAQRTPSDMASPEPEGAQNSLQAAPSATSSGEPRRASTASCPPAATSEAPDGPTSAARLDFKVSGFFLFGSPLGLVLALRKTVMPALEVAQMRPACEQIYNLFHAADPCASRLEPLLAPKFQAIAPLAVPRYQKFPLGDGSSLLLADTLQTHSGLFLEELEMLVPSTPTSASGAFWKGSELGTDPPAQPAAPSTTSEVVKILERWWGTKRIDYSLYCPEALTAFPTVTLPHLFHASYWESADVVAFILRQVIEKEQPQLTECEEPSVYSPAFPREKWQRKRTQVKIRNVTSNHRASDTVVCEGRPQVLNGRFMYGPLDVVTLTGEKVDVYIMTQPLSGKWIHFGTEVTNSSGRFTFSVPLERALGIGVYPVRMVVRGDHTYAECCLTVVARGTEAVVFSIDGSFTASVSIMGSDPKVRAGAVDVVRHWQDAGYLIVYVTGRPDMQKHRVVAWLSQHNFPHGVVSFCDGLTHDPLRQKAMFLQSLVQEVELNIVAGYGSPKDVAVYAALGLPPSQTYIVGRAVRKLQAQCQFLSDGYVAHLGQLEAGSHPHAPTGPSRAALAKSSYAGAAPVDFLRKQSQLLRSRGPSQVERESPGTPPTTLARGKPRSISLKLDSEE, encoded by the exons ATGCTACGGGCCCACCGCCAGGCCTGGTGCTGGCAGGATGAATGGACAGAGCTGAGCATGGCTGACATCCGGGCGTTGGAGGAAGAGACTGCCCGCATGCTGGCACAGCGCATGGCCAAGTGCAACACGGGCGGTGAGGGGCCCGAAGCCCAGGCCCCTGGGAAGCCTAGTGCTGAGGCCCGGGCTGCGGCCAGCCGTGCCGGCACCCCCGACCGGCCCGAGGCACCCTCCGGCCCCGATGCCTCGCCCGATGCCAGTTTTGGCAAGCAGTGGTCCTCATCTTCCCGCTCGTCCTACTCATCCCAGCATGGAG GGGGCGTGTCTCCCCAGAGCCTGTCCGAATGGCGCATGCAGAACATCGCCCGAGACTCTGAGAACAGCTCCGAGGAGGAGTTCTTTGATGCCCACG AAGGCTTCTCGGACAGTGACGAGGTCTTCCCCAAGGAGATGACCAAGTGGAACTCCAGTGACTTCATTGATGCCTTTGCCTCCCCCGTGGAGGCTGAGGGGCCCCCAG ACTCTGGAACCGAGGCCACCAAAGACATCGGGGATGGGGCCCGAGCGCCCAGGGACTCAGAG GGCCCAGACGGAGCCGGGGAGCTGGGCGCCGAGGCGTGCGCCGTGCACGCCCTCTTCCTCATCCTGCACAGCGGCAACATCCTGGACTCAGGCCCTGGAGACGCCAACTCCAAGCAGGCGGACGTGCAGACCCTGAGCCTGGCCTTTGAGGCCGTCACCCGAGTCCACTTCCCCGAGGCCCTGGGCCACGTGGCGCTGCGTCTGGTGCCCTGCCCGCCCATCTGCGCGGCCGCCTATGCCCTTGTCTCCAA cctgaGCCCCTACAGCCACGACGGTGACAGCCTGTCCCGCTCCCAGGACCACATTCCACTGGCTGCCCTGCCACTGCTGGCCACCTCATCCTCCCGCTACCAGGGCGCCGTGGCCACCGTCATCGCCCGCACCAACCAGGCCTATGCTGCCTTCCTGCGCTCGTCGGAGGGTGCCGGCTTCTGCGGGCAG GTGGTGCTGATTGGAGACGGCGTGGGCGGAATCCTGGGCTTTGACGCACTTTGCCACAGTGCCAGCGCGGGCACCGGGAGCCGGGGCAGCAGCCGCCGAGGGAGCATG AACAATGAGCTGCTCTCCCCGGAGGTCGGCCCAGTGCGGGACCCCCTGGCAGATGGGGTGGACGGGCTGGGACGGGCCAGCCCAGAAccctcagccctgcctgcccAGCGTACCCCCAGCGACATGGCCAGTCCTGAGCCCGAGGGTGCTCAGAACAG cctgCAGGCGGCTCCCTCCGCCACCTCCTCCGGGGAGCCCAGGCGGGCAAGCACAGCCTCCTGCCCCCCTGCTGCCACTTCTGAGGCTCCCGATGGCCCCACCAGCGCCGCCCGCCTTGACTTCAAGGTCTCCGGCTTCTTCCTCTTTGGCTCCCCGCTGGGCCTGGTGCTGGCTTTGCGCAAAACCGTGATGCCCGCCTTGGAGG TGGCCCAGATGCGGCCCGCCTGTGAGCAGATCTATAACCTCTTCCACGCGGCCGACCCCTGCGCCTCCCGCCTCGAGCCCTTGCTGGCCCCCAAGTTCCAAGCTATCGCCCCACTAGCCGTGCCCCGCTACCAGAAGTTCCCCCTGGGAGACGGCTCATCCCTGCTGCTGG CTGACACTCTGCAGACCCACTCAGGCCTCTTTCTGGAAGAGCTGGAGATGTTGGTGCCCTCCACACCCACCTCTGCCAGCGGTGCCTTCTGGAAGGGCAGTGAGTTAGGCACTGATCCACCGGCCCAGCCAGCTGCCCCCAGCACCACCAGTGAAGTGGTTAAGA TCCTGGAGCGCTGGTGGGGGACGAAGCGGATTGACTACTCGCTGTACTGCCCCGAGGCGCTCACCGCCTTCCCCACCGTCACGCTGCCCCACCTCTTCCACGCCAGCTACTGGGAGTCGGCTGATGTGGTGGCCTTCATCCTGCGCCAG GTGATCGAGAAGGAGCAGCCACAGCTGACGGAGTGCGAGGAGCCGTCCGTCTACAGCCCGGCCTTCCCCAGAGAGAAGTGGCAGCGCAAACGCACGCAAGTCAAGATCCGG AATGTCACTTCCAACCACCGGGCAAGCGACACGGTGGTGTGCGAGGGCCGCCCCCAGGTGCTGAACGGGCGCTTCATGTACGGGCCCTTGGACGTAGTCACGCTCACCGGAGAGAAG GTGGACGTCTACATCATGACGCAGCCGCTGTCAGGCAAGTGGATCCACTTCGGCACTGAGGTCACCAACAGCTCCGGCCGCTTCACCTTCTCGGTGCCCCTGGAGCGCGCGCTGGGCATCGGCGTCTACCCGGTGCGCATGGTGGTCAG GGGCGACCACACGTACGCCGAGTGCTGCCTGACCGTGGTGGCCCGCGGCACGGAGGCCGTGGTCTTCAGCATCGACGGCTCCTTCACCGCCAGCGTCTCCATCATGGGCAGCGACCCCAAGGTGCGCGCCGGCGCAGTGGACGTGGTCAG GCACTGGCAGGACGCCGGCTACCTGATCGTGTACGTAACGGGCCGGCCCGATATGCAGAAGCACCGCGTGGTGGCCTGGCTGTCGCAGCACAACTTTCCTCACGGCGTCGTCTCCTTCTGCGATGGCCTCACCCACGACCCGCTGCGCCAGAAGGCGATGTTtctgcagagcctggtgcaggag GTAGAACTGAACATCGTGGCCGGCTATGGGTCCCCCAAAGACGTGGCCGTATACGCGGCCCTGGGCCTGCCCCCGAGCCAGACCTACATCGTGGGCCGTGCGGTGCGGAAGCTGCAGGCTCAGTGCCAG TTCCTGTCAGACGGCTACGTGGCCCACCTGGGCCAACTGGAGGCAGGCTCCCACCCTCACGCCCCCACGGGGCCCTCCAGAGCCGCCCTGGCCAAGAGCAGCTATGCTGGGGCCGCCCCCGTGGACTTCCTCCGCAAGCAGAGCCAGCTGCTTCGCTCCAGGGGGCCCAGTCAGGTGGAGCGGGAGAGCCCGGGGACACCGCCCACCACCCTGGCCCGAGGCAAGCCCCGAAGCATCAGCCTCAAGTTGGACAGCGAAGAGTGA
- the CDK2AP2 gene encoding cyclin-dependent kinase 2-associated protein 2 isoform X1, whose translation MSYKPIAPAPSSTPGSSTPGPGTPVPTAGSVPSPSGSVPGAAAPFRPLFNDFGPPSMGYVQAMKPPGAQGSQSTYTDLLSVIEEMGKEIRPTYAGSKSAMERLKRGIIHARALVRECLAETERNART comes from the exons ATGTCCTACAAACCCatcgcccccgcccccagcagtaCCCCCGGCTCCAGCACCCCCGGGCCCGGCACCCCGGTCCCTACAG CCGGAAGTGTCCCATCGCCATCGGGCTCGGTGCCGGGAGCCGCTGCCCCTTTCAGACCCCTGTTTAACGACTTCGGACCGCCCTCCATGGGTTATGTGCAG GCAATGAAGCCACCGGGCGCCCAGGGCTCCCAGAGCACCTACACGGACCTGCTGTCGGTCATAGAGGAGATGGGCAAAGAGATCCGGCCAACCTATGCTGGCAGCAAGAGCGCCATGGAGCGTCTGAAGAGAG GCATCATCCATGCCCGGGCCCTAGTCAGAGAGTGCCTGGCAGAGACAGAGCGGAACGCCCGCACGTAA
- the CDK2AP2 gene encoding cyclin-dependent kinase 2-associated protein 2 isoform X2 gives MGYVQAMKPPGAQGSQSTYTDLLSVIEEMGKEIRPTYAGSKSAMERLKRGIIHARALVRECLAETERNART, from the exons ATGGGTTATGTGCAG GCAATGAAGCCACCGGGCGCCCAGGGCTCCCAGAGCACCTACACGGACCTGCTGTCGGTCATAGAGGAGATGGGCAAAGAGATCCGGCCAACCTATGCTGGCAGCAAGAGCGCCATGGAGCGTCTGAAGAGAG GCATCATCCATGCCCGGGCCCTAGTCAGAGAGTGCCTGGCAGAGACAGAGCGGAACGCCCGCACGTAA
- the CABP2 gene encoding calcium-binding protein 2 → MVREPMGNCAKRPRHRGPKERWQWPSSPPGRSHHSPGPGPGPGPEEQGDPGPGIQGYSVLSSLVGPACIFLRPSIAATQLDRELRPEEIEELQIAFQEFDRDRDGYIGYRELGACMRTLGYMPTEMELIEISQQISGGKVDFEDFVELMGPKLLAETADMIGVRELRDAFREFDTNGDGRISLGELRAALKALLGERLSQREVDEVLHDIDLNGDGLVDFEEFVRMMSR, encoded by the exons ATGGTTCGGGAGCCCATGGGAAACTGTGCCAAACGGCCTCGACATCGGGGGCCTAAG GAGCGCTGGCAGTGGCCCAGCTCCCCCCCAGGGCGCTCCCACCAcagccccggccccggccccggccccggccccgagGAGCAGGGGGACCCTGGGCCGGGCATCCAGGGTTACTCGGTGCTCAGCAGCCTGGTGGGGCCCGCCTGCATCTTCCTGCGGCCCAGCATCGCGGCCACCCAGCTC GACCGGGAGCTGCGGCCAGAGGAGATCGAAG AGCTGCAGATCGCCTTCCAGGAGTTTGACCGAGACCGCGACGGCTACATCGGCTACCGGGAGCTGGGCGCCTGCATGCGGACCCTGGGCTACATGCCCACTGAGATGGAACTCATCGAGATTTCACAGCAAATCA GTGGCGGGAAGGTGGACTTTGAGGACTTCGTTGAGCTGATGGGCCCCAAGCTGCTGGCGGAGACGGCAGACATGATCGGCGTCCGGGAGCTTCGAGACGCCTTTCGGGAG TTCGACACCAACGGGGATGGCCGCATCAGCTTGGGTGAGCTGCGGGCAGCCCTCAAGGCCCTGCTGGGGGAGCGCCTCAGCCAGCGGGAGGTGGACGAGGTCCTCCACGACATTGACCTCAACGGGGACGGCCTGGTGGACTTTGAAG AGTTTGTGCGAATGATGTCTCGCTGA